One genomic region from Quercus robur chromosome 4, dhQueRobu3.1, whole genome shotgun sequence encodes:
- the LOC126723149 gene encoding aspartic proteinase CDR1-like codes for MASHHHSLLSLAASATTFSIILLCCLTLIEALNGGFSVDLIHRDSPDSPFYNASETHSQRVAKALRRSINRVNHFKPSSSVSPNLAQTDIISNSGEYLMKYSVGTPPVAILGVADTGSDLIWLQCKPCTECYNQAAPFFDPKMSTTYKSVSCTSSQCESLRKTSCSNDGTSCQYSVSYGDQSFSNGDLAVDTFTLGSTTSDNPVSLPETIIGCGHDNNGIFGAEGSGIVGLGGGTVSLVSQLSSSIRGKFSYCLVPLTSRDKKSSKLKFGSDAVVSGPGTVSTPLVPKSPDTFYFLTLEAMSVGSKRLELSGSSGSGDLEGNIIIDSGTTVTTLPPEFYPTFESAVAEEIDLERGHDPSQFLSLCYKRTSDSIEIPITAHFTGADVKLNPGTTFIQINKELSCLAFRANESTIFGNLAQSNLLVGYDLVKKTVSFKPTDCTKL; via the coding sequence ATGGCATCTCATCATCACTCACTGCTTTCTTTGGCTGCATCGGCAACTACGTTCTCCATTATCTTGCTTTGCTGCCTCACTCTCATTGAGGCTCTCAATGGAGGCTTTAGCGTGGATCTCATCCATCGCGACTCTCCGGACTCCCCCTTCTACAACGCTTCTGAAACTCATTCGCAACGCGTAGCCAAGGCCTTGCGGCGTTCCATTAACCGTGTCAATCATTTTAAGCCAAGTTCTTCAGTCTCTCCCAATTTAGCCCAAACAGATATAATCTCAAACAGCGGCGAATACCTCATGAAATACTCAGTTGGTACACCACCAGTCGCAATACTAGGCGTTGCCGATACTGGAAGTGATTTGATATGGCTACAGTGCAAACCTTGCACTGAGTGCTATAATCAAGCAGCTCCATTTTTTGATCCTAAAATGTCCACAACCTACAAAAGCGTTTCTTGCACTTCATCACAATGCGAGTCTCTAAGGAAAACATCATGCTCCAACGATGGAACAAGTTGTCAATATTCCGTCTCTTATGGAGACCAGTCATTCTCAAACGGAGACCTTGCTGTAGACACTTTCACTCTGGGATCAACTACAAGCGATAATCCTGTGTCTCTCCCTGAAACTATCATAGGGTGTGGACATGATAATAATGGAATTTTTGGTGCCGAAGGTTCCGGCATTGTTGGCCTTGGTGGCGGCACGGTTTCCCTTGTTTCCCAATTGAGTTCTTCTATTAGAGGCAAGTTCTCCTATTGCTTGGTGCCATTAACTTCAAGAGACAAAAAATCAAGCAAATTGAAATTTGGTAGTGACGCCGTGGTTTCGGGTCCTGGAACCGTGTCTACTCCTTTAGTCCCCAAAAGTCCAGACACCTTCTATTTCCTAACACTCGAAGCAATGAGTGTTGGCAGCAAAAGATTAGAGTTGAGCGGTTCTTCTGGCTCCGGAGACTTAGAGGGCAATATTATCATTGATTCAGGAACAACAGTGACAACGTTGCCACCAGAATTCTACCCCACGTTTGAATCAGCAGTAGCAGAAGAAATTGATTTAGAGCGTGGTCATGACCCGAGTCAGTTTCTAAGTCTTTGCTACAAGCGCACATCAGATTCTATTGAAATTCCTATCACAGCTCATTTCACCGGTGCAGATGTGAAGTTAAATCCAGGCACCACCTTCATTCAAATAAATAAGGAACTTTCGTGCTTGGCTTTCCGTGCTAATGAAAGTACCA